The proteins below are encoded in one region of Neoasaia chiangmaiensis:
- a CDS encoding GNAT family N-acetyltransferase — MVSLRDADEKDVPAILEIANDAIRTSDTIWTETLLTFEQRHAWLATRQAAGWPVVVATDDEGSVLGFASYGPFRAFEGYALTVEHSVYVAFHARRQGIGGLLLDELLSRAEMAGLHVMIGAITASNVASIALHRRAGFETSSVLPELGRKFGRWLDLVFMYRLLDSDTH; from the coding sequence GTGGTTAGTCTGCGCGACGCGGACGAGAAAGATGTGCCGGCGATCCTGGAGATCGCGAACGATGCCATCCGCACGTCGGATACGATCTGGACGGAAACGCTTCTGACTTTCGAGCAGCGCCATGCCTGGCTTGCGACCCGACAGGCTGCCGGTTGGCCGGTTGTTGTCGCGACCGATGACGAGGGAAGCGTTCTGGGATTTGCGTCCTATGGACCGTTTCGCGCTTTCGAGGGCTATGCCCTGACAGTCGAGCACTCCGTATATGTCGCATTCCATGCGCGGCGGCAGGGCATTGGTGGTCTGCTGCTGGACGAGTTGTTGTCGCGCGCCGAAATGGCGGGATTGCATGTGATGATTGGCGCGATCACCGCCAGTAATGTGGCGTCGATCGCGTTGCATCGGAGGGCCGGCTTCGAGACCAGTTCGGTCTTGCCGGAGTTGGGGCGCAAGTTCGGGCGTTGGCTTGACCTGGTGTTCATGTATCGTCTGCTGGACAGCGACACGCATTAG
- a CDS encoding 50S ribosomal protein L11 methyltransferase: protein MSAPRRHASALETISVTVGDDAVPLFEQALASVCTTVGIFEADDTQCVWRIEGVKDIGHGEAELDRALTLARLMTGVDVALTRQRTEAEGWLARTYEAFPEQTVGRRFAIRGTHLDRSHSRARLTITLDAGIAFGSGEHGSTRGCLRALEDVAYRKPQRILDMGCGSGILAMAAAKLLHRPVLAVDIEPWSVRVSAANAADNGLGPLLTCRHGNGWRTPAVRANRPYDLVFANILARPLCKMARDLANNLAPGGTAILAGLLDTQAPMVLAAHRRQGLVLERRYREGEWTTLVLRRRG from the coding sequence ATGAGCGCCCCCCGCCGACATGCTTCCGCGCTGGAGACCATATCGGTCACGGTCGGTGACGACGCCGTGCCCTTGTTCGAACAGGCGCTCGCTTCGGTCTGCACGACCGTGGGCATCTTCGAGGCGGACGATACGCAGTGTGTCTGGCGTATCGAGGGTGTGAAGGATATCGGCCATGGCGAGGCCGAACTGGATCGCGCCCTAACGCTTGCACGGTTGATGACTGGCGTGGATGTCGCGCTGACCCGCCAGCGCACCGAAGCCGAAGGCTGGCTTGCGCGCACCTATGAAGCCTTTCCGGAGCAGACGGTCGGTCGACGCTTCGCGATTCGTGGCACGCATCTCGATCGTAGCCACTCCCGTGCGCGACTGACTATCACGCTGGACGCCGGCATCGCTTTCGGCTCGGGCGAGCATGGTTCGACGCGCGGTTGCCTGAGGGCATTGGAAGACGTGGCCTATCGCAAGCCGCAACGCATTCTGGATATGGGCTGTGGATCCGGCATTCTGGCCATGGCGGCCGCGAAATTGTTGCATCGCCCGGTTCTGGCTGTCGATATCGAGCCGTGGTCGGTTCGCGTCAGCGCCGCCAACGCCGCTGACAATGGGTTGGGGCCGTTGTTGACCTGTCGCCATGGTAACGGATGGCGAACGCCGGCCGTGCGGGCAAACCGTCCATACGATCTGGTTTTCGCCAATATCCTGGCCCGCCCTCTCTGCAAGATGGCGCGCGATCTGGCTAACAATCTTGCTCCCGGCGGGACGGCGATCCTGGCTGGCCTGCTCGATACGCAGGCCCCGATGGTGCTGGCCGCCCACCGTCGTCAGGGGTTGGTGCTGGAACGACGCTACCGGGAGGGTGAGTGGACGACACTGGTGCTGCGTCGCCGTGGTTAG
- a CDS encoding ATP-dependent helicase translates to MTQSPLPPSPVSGQPDYLERLNPEQRQAIETIDGPLLILAGAGTGKTRVLTTRFAHILLTGHARPHQILAVTFTNKAAREMRDRVGALLGGPVEGLWLGTFHSICARMLRRHAEYVGLTTGFTILDTDDQLRLVKQVMEPYRVDTKRWPPQGMLGVIQRWKDRGLTPDRVTPAEDSEFGGGCARRVYADYQARLIAVNACDFGDLMLHMTEIMRTRPDVLAQYHRLFRYILVDEYQDTNTIQYLWLRLLAKRAGQPSNIACVGDDDQSIYSWRGAEVENILRFERDFPGAKVVRLERNYRSTAQILAAAAGLIAHNDGRLGKTLRPGREDAHGEKVQVVSVWDSDEEARVVAGAIERLRADGHPLSEIAILMRAGFQTRPFEEQLMTRGLPYRVVGGLRFYERAEIRDCLAYMRVLAQPADDLAFERIVNVPRRGVGTAALQKLHLEARQIKGPLTAAVARQMADGTAKGKSKAALQSLMQGFERATETLAREGQVVAVEQLLEDVGYLAMWREDKSPEAPGRLDNIKELLRAIGDFQSLEGFLEHVALVTEAEDSAAEDKVSLMTLHGAKGLEFDSVFLPGWEEGVFPSQRSLDEGGLKSLEEERRLAYVGLTRARRRATVLHAARRRIYANWQDAIPSRFIEEIPADYVEHSGQAMQERRLTAAQPSVFAFGPVSSRRPNYGHAPRVTDVYDASPTDITVGTRVFHQKFGYGIVTDVDVDRLQVQFEKAGEKRVMASFVEVAV, encoded by the coding sequence GTGACGCAATCCCCGCTTCCTCCCTCGCCCGTTTCCGGCCAGCCGGATTATCTCGAACGCCTCAACCCGGAGCAACGGCAGGCGATCGAGACGATCGACGGCCCGTTGTTGATCCTTGCCGGCGCCGGGACAGGCAAGACGCGCGTCCTGACGACGCGTTTCGCGCATATCCTCCTGACCGGCCATGCACGCCCGCATCAGATTCTGGCGGTCACCTTCACCAATAAGGCCGCGCGTGAGATGCGCGATCGTGTCGGCGCGCTGCTTGGCGGCCCGGTGGAAGGTTTGTGGCTCGGGACGTTCCACTCGATCTGTGCGCGGATGCTGCGCCGTCACGCCGAGTATGTCGGGCTGACGACGGGTTTCACCATCCTCGATACGGACGACCAGCTTCGGCTGGTCAAGCAGGTCATGGAGCCCTATCGGGTCGATACCAAGCGTTGGCCGCCACAGGGCATGCTTGGCGTCATTCAACGCTGGAAGGATCGCGGACTAACGCCTGATCGCGTAACGCCGGCAGAGGATAGCGAGTTCGGCGGTGGTTGCGCGCGGCGCGTCTATGCGGATTATCAGGCGCGTCTCATTGCGGTGAATGCCTGCGATTTCGGCGATCTGATGTTGCACATGACCGAGATCATGCGCACGCGTCCCGATGTGCTGGCGCAATACCACCGCTTGTTCCGCTACATACTCGTCGACGAGTATCAGGATACGAACACGATCCAGTATCTCTGGCTGCGCCTGCTGGCCAAGCGAGCGGGGCAGCCGTCAAATATTGCCTGTGTCGGGGATGACGACCAGTCGATCTATTCCTGGCGTGGTGCGGAGGTCGAGAATATCCTGCGTTTCGAGCGGGATTTCCCGGGGGCCAAGGTCGTGCGTCTGGAGCGAAACTATCGCTCGACGGCCCAAATCCTGGCGGCGGCGGCGGGTCTGATCGCGCACAACGACGGTCGTCTGGGCAAGACGTTGCGTCCAGGGCGCGAAGATGCGCATGGCGAAAAGGTTCAGGTCGTCAGCGTCTGGGATTCGGATGAGGAAGCGCGTGTCGTTGCCGGTGCCATCGAGCGCCTGCGCGCGGACGGTCATCCCTTGTCTGAAATCGCCATCCTGATGCGTGCCGGCTTCCAGACGCGGCCTTTCGAGGAACAACTGATGACGCGGGGCCTGCCCTATCGCGTTGTCGGTGGGCTACGCTTCTATGAACGCGCGGAAATCCGTGACTGTCTGGCCTATATGCGTGTTCTGGCCCAGCCGGCCGACGATCTGGCTTTCGAGCGTATCGTCAACGTGCCGCGACGTGGCGTCGGGACGGCGGCGTTGCAGAAGCTGCATCTCGAAGCACGCCAGATCAAGGGACCGCTGACGGCCGCCGTCGCCAGGCAGATGGCCGATGGAACGGCCAAGGGCAAATCGAAGGCAGCGTTGCAGTCCCTGATGCAGGGTTTCGAACGCGCGACTGAAACCCTCGCACGCGAGGGACAGGTGGTGGCCGTCGAGCAGTTGCTTGAAGACGTCGGCTATCTTGCGATGTGGCGCGAGGACAAGTCACCCGAAGCGCCGGGACGGCTGGACAACATCAAGGAATTGCTGCGGGCGATTGGTGACTTCCAGTCACTCGAAGGCTTTCTCGAACATGTTGCGCTGGTGACGGAAGCTGAAGACAGCGCGGCGGAAGACAAGGTCAGTCTTATGACGCTGCATGGCGCAAAGGGGCTGGAGTTCGACAGCGTGTTTCTTCCCGGTTGGGAGGAAGGTGTGTTCCCGTCACAGCGAAGTCTGGATGAAGGGGGGCTCAAGAGTCTCGAGGAAGAGAGACGGCTGGCCTATGTCGGACTGACACGCGCGCGACGTCGCGCGACCGTCCTGCATGCGGCCCGCCGGCGTATCTATGCCAACTGGCAGGACGCCATTCCAAGCCGTTTCATCGAAGAAATTCCGGCCGATTACGTGGAGCATAGCGGCCAGGCCATGCAGGAGCGCCGCCTGACGGCGGCCCAGCCATCTGTTTTCGCCTTCGGGCCTGTAAGCAGCCGGCGCCCCAATTATGGCCATGCGCCACGCGTGACGGACGTCTATGACGCTTCCCCGACGGATATTACGGTCGGCACGCGCGTATTTCATCAGAAATTCGGCTATGGCATCGTGACCGACGTGGATGTGGATCGGCTGCAGGTGCAATTCGAGAAGGCAGGTGAGAAAAGAGTGATGGCGAGTTTTGTTGAGGTCGCGGTATGA
- a CDS encoding JAB domain-containing protein → MSGFTSTGPQGHRARMRARILANGASSLADYELLEMLLFFGIPRRDTKPMAKALLQRFGTLLDVFRATRHALGEMGLSEDAIRAIRLPAIAAERLSGAETRIRPGLGNWAQLSAYVDIALLGAVKGQLRILFLDNRNRLIADEPVVVADGPSPVLRRALTLNATALIGLAYMPQAPLAWARDHAIAIRDLEDGARVLSIALHDVMVAGEGEPISLRQEGLL, encoded by the coding sequence ATGTCCGGTTTCACATCGACAGGCCCGCAAGGTCATCGGGCACGCATGCGCGCCCGCATCCTGGCGAACGGTGCATCGTCGCTGGCAGATTATGAACTGCTGGAGATGCTGCTGTTTTTCGGCATTCCGCGGCGCGATACGAAGCCGATGGCCAAGGCACTCCTGCAGCGTTTCGGCACATTGCTGGACGTTTTTCGTGCAACGCGGCATGCCTTGGGCGAGATGGGGCTGAGCGAGGACGCGATCCGGGCGATTCGTCTTCCGGCCATCGCAGCCGAACGGCTGAGCGGTGCGGAGACGCGGATCAGGCCCGGTCTCGGCAATTGGGCGCAGTTGAGCGCCTATGTCGACATCGCCCTTCTCGGCGCCGTGAAGGGTCAGTTGCGCATCCTTTTCCTCGACAATCGCAACCGCCTGATTGCCGATGAACCCGTTGTCGTCGCCGATGGCCCATCGCCGGTACTGCGCCGCGCGCTGACATTGAATGCGACGGCGCTGATCGGTCTGGCCTACATGCCGCAGGCGCCGCTCGCATGGGCGCGGGACCACGCCATCGCCATACGCGACCTTGAGGACGGGGCCCGCGTCCTGTCGATTGCCCTGCATGATGTCATGGTCGCCGGAGAGGGAGAGCCGATTAGCCTGCGTCAGGAGGGATTGCTTTAA
- a CDS encoding HAD hydrolase-like protein, translated as MTSFNHFDSSFAVLFDLDGTIVDSRQGIVSTLHHVIRTLGHEPVLTRDLTWVVGPPLAELMAEVLAPYGEKRVDEAVGIYRERYQAVGRHQTPIFPGMVDLLQKLAASPVRLFTATSKPAFLAKDILQGHDIAGLFDCICGANADDSGGEKPELIEKIMREQNLQANRTIMIGDRRFDIAGAHANHLRALGVLWGYGGEAELTQAGADYLCESPEELTAAVYDQLSATSQHAGTAH; from the coding sequence ATGACGTCTTTCAATCATTTCGACTCCTCCTTCGCGGTGCTTTTCGATCTCGACGGGACAATCGTCGACTCCCGGCAGGGAATCGTTTCCACCCTCCATCATGTCATTCGAACGCTTGGGCATGAGCCTGTGCTCACGCGCGATCTGACCTGGGTCGTCGGGCCGCCGCTTGCCGAATTGATGGCGGAAGTACTGGCACCCTATGGTGAAAAGCGGGTCGATGAAGCCGTTGGTATCTACCGGGAGCGCTATCAGGCTGTGGGGCGACATCAAACGCCGATCTTTCCGGGTATGGTGGACCTGCTGCAAAAGCTGGCGGCCTCGCCCGTACGTCTTTTCACCGCGACTTCCAAGCCGGCCTTCCTGGCGAAGGATATCTTGCAGGGCCACGACATCGCTGGGTTGTTCGACTGCATCTGCGGTGCGAATGCCGACGATAGTGGCGGCGAAAAGCCGGAACTGATCGAAAAAATCATGCGCGAGCAAAATCTTCAGGCAAACCGTACGATCATGATCGGTGACCGCCGCTTCGATATTGCGGGTGCACATGCGAACCACCTTCGCGCCCTGGGTGTGCTCTGGGGCTATGGCGGCGAAGCGGAGCTTACTCAGGCGGGTGCGGATTATCTTTGCGAGTCACCCGAAGAGCTGACTGCCGCGGTATACGATCAGCTTTCCGCAACCAGCCAGCACGCTGGCACCGCGCATTAA
- the radC gene encoding RadC family protein: MAGGFDDAGAFATMGNAKPNEGNLTETDPWHAVLTGRGRHLDDMTLISLFVQIATAHGRHADELTSIFVNRYGSFASVLSTSERELAAISNIGQHVIPAIKLLHEAALRYNRARVDQNDILSDERKLLDYLTARLSRETIEQFRILFLTDTHRLIADEAQARGTVNHTPVYPREVARRAMELGAERLILVHNHPSGDPTPSEADLQMTRQVQAAVQAIGIRIADHIIVGNGRHTSFRALDLL; the protein is encoded by the coding sequence ATGGCAGGAGGCTTCGACGACGCGGGCGCGTTTGCCACCATGGGGAATGCGAAACCAAACGAGGGAAACCTTACTGAAACCGACCCGTGGCATGCGGTGCTGACCGGGCGCGGTCGACACCTCGACGATATGACGCTTATTTCGCTATTCGTTCAAATCGCGACAGCGCATGGCCGCCATGCCGATGAATTGACATCGATTTTTGTCAACCGTTATGGCTCCTTCGCTTCGGTGCTTTCCACATCCGAGCGGGAACTGGCCGCCATATCGAATATCGGTCAGCACGTGATACCGGCGATCAAGCTGCTTCACGAAGCGGCCCTGCGTTACAACCGCGCTCGCGTCGATCAAAACGACATTCTTTCAGACGAGCGGAAATTGCTCGACTACCTGACGGCACGCCTTTCCCGCGAGACGATCGAACAGTTTCGTATCCTGTTTTTGACGGATACGCATCGCCTCATCGCCGACGAGGCACAAGCGCGTGGGACGGTCAATCACACGCCTGTCTATCCGAGAGAGGTTGCTCGCCGCGCCATGGAACTGGGTGCAGAACGACTCATACTCGTGCACAATCATCCGAGCGGCGATCCGACGCCGTCAGAGGCCGACCTACAGATGACCCGGCAGGTTCAGGCTGCCGTGCAGGCAATCGGCATTCGCATCGCCGATCACATCATCGTCGGCAATGGACGGCATACCAGCTTCAGGGCACTTGACCTACTTTGA
- a CDS encoding 5-(carboxyamino)imidazole ribonucleotide synthase, whose amino-acid sequence MTDPVLRPGSTVGIVGGGQLGRMSAVAAARLGFHAHILTPQADCPAAEVAHSLTVGAYDDDEALRRFADCVDVITFEFENVSAAGLKTLESLKPVRPSGSILAVSQDRIAEKSRLDAMGVAIAPWRNVASPADLAMALEALDYRCILKTTRFGYDGKGQFRVSAREDAAALEADLPYPMVAEGIVDFEREVSVMIARGVHGDVQCFDVTENQHRDGILDISLAPAHIMPELADHARQLAVSIAEGLDMVGLMGVEMFVAADGRLLVNEIAPRPHNSGHWTMNACLVDQFEMHIRAVVGLPLLPPIRHSDAVMKNLIGPQDMALCDTILKTPGQALHLYGKADARPGRKMGHVNMIFPKGALPGPFGLADALGVLAPASLSSK is encoded by the coding sequence ATGACAGATCCTGTTTTGCGACCGGGCTCGACAGTCGGCATCGTTGGTGGCGGCCAATTGGGCCGTATGTCTGCGGTAGCAGCGGCCCGGCTTGGTTTTCATGCGCACATACTAACGCCGCAGGCGGATTGTCCGGCTGCGGAAGTGGCGCATAGCCTGACTGTAGGTGCCTATGACGACGATGAGGCTCTTCGTCGTTTCGCGGATTGCGTGGATGTCATCACTTTTGAATTCGAGAATGTTTCCGCTGCTGGCCTGAAGACGCTTGAGAGCCTGAAGCCGGTCAGGCCGAGCGGCAGCATTCTTGCTGTGAGTCAGGACCGCATCGCGGAAAAGTCACGTCTGGACGCGATGGGCGTTGCCATAGCGCCTTGGCGGAACGTGGCAAGTCCGGCGGATCTGGCCATGGCGCTGGAAGCGCTTGATTATCGGTGCATCCTTAAGACGACCCGTTTCGGGTACGATGGAAAGGGCCAGTTCCGGGTCAGCGCACGTGAAGATGCCGCCGCACTCGAAGCCGATCTGCCTTATCCGATGGTGGCGGAAGGCATCGTTGATTTCGAGCGTGAAGTGAGCGTCATGATCGCCCGTGGCGTGCACGGTGACGTTCAGTGTTTCGATGTGACGGAGAATCAACATCGGGACGGCATTCTCGATATCAGCCTGGCGCCAGCCCATATCATGCCGGAATTGGCGGATCATGCACGCCAGTTGGCGGTTTCGATTGCCGAAGGGCTGGATATGGTTGGCCTCATGGGTGTGGAGATGTTCGTTGCGGCTGATGGTCGCCTTCTGGTCAACGAGATTGCGCCAAGACCGCATAACTCCGGGCATTGGACGATGAATGCCTGCCTTGTCGATCAGTTCGAGATGCATATTCGGGCTGTCGTCGGCCTACCCTTGCTGCCGCCGATACGTCATAGCGATGCGGTCATGAAAAACCTGATTGGCCCGCAGGACATGGCGCTTTGCGATACCATCCTGAAAACGCCGGGTCAGGCACTGCATCTCTATGGCAAGGCAGACGCTCGGCCCGGCCGCAAGATGGGTCATGTCAACATGATCTTCCCGAAAGGTGCCCTGCCCGGCCCGTTTGGCCTGGCCGACGCGCTCGGCGTGTTGGCGCCAGCTTCCCTCTCGTCAAAGTAG
- the purE gene encoding 5-(carboxyamino)imidazole ribonucleotide mutase: MSETTEILRQDEQDGTAPLVSIIMGSQSDWDTMRHAASLLTELNIPHERRIVSAHRTPDRLVEFARSAQGRGLKVIIAGAGGAAHLPGMVSAWTILPVLGVPVESQALRGMDSLLSIVQMPGGVPVGTLAIGKAGALNAGILAASILATNDANLSARLETWRAMRSAAVGDYPEE, encoded by the coding sequence ATGAGTGAAACGACCGAAATCCTGCGACAGGACGAGCAAGATGGCACCGCGCCGCTCGTGAGCATCATCATGGGCAGCCAGTCCGACTGGGATACCATGCGGCACGCCGCATCGTTGCTGACGGAACTGAACATTCCACACGAGCGACGCATCGTCTCGGCGCATCGTACGCCGGATCGTCTGGTGGAATTCGCGCGCTCCGCACAGGGGCGCGGTCTGAAAGTCATCATTGCCGGAGCCGGGGGCGCGGCGCATCTGCCAGGTATGGTCTCGGCCTGGACAATCCTGCCGGTGCTGGGCGTGCCGGTCGAATCCCAGGCGCTTCGTGGGATGGACTCCTTGCTGTCGATTGTTCAGATGCCCGGTGGCGTACCGGTCGGGACGTTGGCGATCGGCAAGGCCGGTGCCTTGAACGCCGGAATACTGGCCGCTTCGATTCTTGCGACGAATGATGCGAATCTTTCAGCGCGTCTGGAAACATGGCGGGCCATGCGTAGCGCCGCCGTCGGTGATTATCCGGAAGAATGA
- a CDS encoding DUF465 domain-containing protein: MLVDQDIMLRRLHELRSEHRDLDTVIERLVSHPLNQLQLQRLKKRKLLLKDEIACIEDRLIPDDIA; this comes from the coding sequence ATGCTGGTTGATCAGGATATCATGCTGCGCCGTCTGCACGAACTTCGTAGCGAGCATCGGGATCTGGATACTGTTATCGAGCGACTTGTTTCACACCCTCTCAATCAATTGCAGCTTCAACGTCTCAAGAAACGCAAACTGCTATTGAAAGATGAGATTGCCTGTATCGAAGACCGTCTGATACCGGATGATATTGCCTGA
- a CDS encoding DUF1013 domain-containing protein → MTLPLMPKATAVWLIEKTALTFTQIAEFCGMHPLEVQAIADGEVAAGINGYDPVKNHQLTQDEITRCERNPDAKLKISAAGSSVARRAKGARYTPISKRNDRPDAIAFVLRQFPQLAETQIIKLFGTTKDTIAKVRDRQHWNSANIKPRDPVILGLCSQTDLNAAVQAANERLAREGQVPPTVFPEADEVQG, encoded by the coding sequence ATGACGCTTCCCCTTATGCCGAAGGCCACCGCTGTGTGGCTGATCGAAAAAACGGCGCTGACCTTTACCCAGATCGCCGAATTCTGCGGCATGCATCCTCTTGAGGTTCAGGCTATTGCCGACGGCGAAGTCGCGGCAGGTATCAACGGCTACGACCCGGTCAAGAATCATCAGCTCACGCAGGATGAAATAACTCGCTGCGAGCGTAATCCTGACGCGAAGCTGAAGATTTCCGCAGCCGGCAGTTCCGTTGCGCGTCGTGCAAAAGGTGCGCGTTATACGCCCATCTCCAAGAGAAACGACCGTCCGGATGCCATTGCGTTCGTTCTGCGCCAGTTTCCGCAACTTGCTGAAACACAGATCATCAAGCTTTTCGGCACGACGAAGGATACCATTGCCAAGGTTCGCGACCGCCAGCATTGGAACAGTGCCAACATCAAGCCGCGCGACCCCGTGATACTTGGGCTTTGTAGCCAGACGGATCTCAACGCGGCCGTGCAGGCTGCCAATGAACGTCTTGCGCGAGAGGGGCAGGTGCCGCCGACCGTTTTTCCGGAAGCGGACGAAGTCCAAGGCTGA
- a CDS encoding Hsp20 family protein, which translates to MTYDFAPLFRTAIGFDRLARLVDTAANAPTVNGYPPYNIEKIGDSDYVLTMALAGFSPENVDVSLVDNTLIVKGAVPEATRRGEILHRGIASRAFERRFVLADHIEIRGAELSNGLLTIAIERVTPEALKPRRIPVTTGKPASVSDHERQPVPAQAA; encoded by the coding sequence ATGACTTACGATTTTGCGCCGTTATTTCGCACGGCAATTGGCTTCGATCGACTGGCCCGACTGGTTGACACGGCGGCCAATGCACCGACCGTCAACGGTTATCCCCCTTATAATATCGAGAAAATCGGTGATAGCGACTATGTGTTGACGATGGCTCTTGCCGGCTTTTCGCCCGAGAACGTCGATGTCTCGCTTGTCGACAATACGTTGATCGTCAAGGGCGCTGTACCGGAGGCGACACGTCGCGGAGAGATTCTGCATCGCGGCATTGCTTCTCGTGCGTTTGAGCGTCGTTTTGTTCTGGCCGACCATATTGAAATTCGCGGTGCAGAACTGAGCAACGGTCTTTTGACGATCGCTATCGAACGCGTGACACCGGAAGCATTAAAGCCGCGCCGTATCCCGGTCACGACAGGTAAGCCGGCCAGCGTATCGGACCATGAACGCCAGCCCGTGCCGGCACAGGCTGCATGA
- the rpmE gene encoding 50S ribosomal protein L31, whose amino-acid sequence MKSGIHPDYHEITVIMTDGSEYKTRSCYGTPGATLRLDVDPKSHPAWTGVQRMLDTGGQVAKFNKRFAGIGSRTKKA is encoded by the coding sequence ATGAAGTCAGGCATTCATCCCGATTACCACGAGATCACCGTCATCATGACGGACGGATCCGAATACAAGACGCGTTCATGCTACGGGACGCCCGGCGCGACGCTGCGTCTGGACGTTGACCCGAAGTCTCATCCCGCCTGGACGGGCGTGCAGCGCATGCTGGACACGGGCGGTCAGGTTGCCAAGTTCAACAAGCGTTTTGCCGGCATCGGCAGCCGCACCAAGAAGGCCTGA
- the mscL gene encoding large-conductance mechanosensitive channel protein MscL yields MSDVKGKLHKPGWISEFQAFIMRGNVIDLAVGIIIGAAFTAIVTSLVKDILTPFIGLLTGGIDFSNIFWTLKGPHLATLAEAQKAGAVTVNIGVFLNACIQFLIVAFAIFWLVKAISKLHHKQEAAPAAPPAPTKSEVLLTDIRDILANTRTPPTV; encoded by the coding sequence ATGAGTGACGTCAAAGGCAAGCTGCACAAGCCAGGCTGGATATCAGAGTTCCAAGCCTTCATCATGCGTGGCAATGTTATCGATCTGGCAGTCGGTATCATTATCGGCGCTGCTTTTACAGCAATTGTCACGAGCCTGGTTAAAGATATTCTGACGCCTTTTATCGGGCTTTTGACCGGCGGCATCGACTTCTCCAATATTTTTTGGACGCTTAAAGGCCCGCATCTGGCGACGCTCGCCGAAGCGCAGAAGGCCGGCGCGGTTACCGTCAATATCGGCGTGTTCCTTAATGCCTGCATTCAGTTCCTGATCGTCGCCTTCGCCATCTTCTGGCTCGTCAAGGCAATCTCGAAGCTCCACCACAAGCAGGAAGCCGCCCCTGCCGCACCGCCGGCTCCGACGAAGTCTGAAGTGTTACTGACGGACATTCGCGACATTCTGGCCAACACGCGCACACCTCCGACAGTCTGA
- the secF gene encoding protein translocase subunit SecF codes for MLSRPLFRFVSDDKRIPFMRGRYAGLATSAILSLLSVGLFFVPGLKLGLDFRGGIVVEARTQGPANFPALRLALAEQHVTAAGIQRFGADNDVLIQLDTPEAGPQQEAQTQKLVDTVRHAVTSAQPGTQILRADAVGASVSRELFRDGLLALGSSLAMILVYIWVRFEREFAISAVITLVLDLTKTVGFLAITRFQFDLVMVAAILTILGYSTNDKVVVYDRVRENLRKYRTMPLRELLDLSINETLNRTLGTSSTVFLAALPLAIFGGHSLSGFATVMLFGIVVGTSSSIFIAAPLLLLMGEKRLRRDSAARK; via the coding sequence ATGCTCTCTCGTCCTTTGTTTCGTTTCGTCAGTGACGACAAACGTATCCCCTTCATGCGCGGTCGGTATGCGGGGCTTGCGACGTCAGCGATCCTTTCGCTGCTTTCTGTCGGCCTTTTCTTCGTCCCCGGGTTGAAGCTGGGGCTGGATTTCCGCGGAGGAATCGTCGTCGAGGCGCGTACGCAGGGGCCGGCGAATTTTCCGGCGCTTCGATTGGCACTGGCGGAACAGCATGTCACGGCAGCCGGAATCCAGCGTTTCGGCGCGGACAATGACGTTCTGATACAGCTCGATACACCAGAGGCCGGACCTCAGCAGGAAGCGCAGACGCAGAAGCTGGTCGATACGGTCCGTCATGCTGTGACAAGTGCCCAGCCCGGAACGCAGATCCTGCGGGCTGATGCTGTTGGCGCTTCCGTTTCACGTGAACTGTTTCGCGACGGTTTGCTGGCTCTGGGATCGAGCCTCGCCATGATTCTGGTCTATATCTGGGTCAGGTTCGAGCGCGAGTTTGCCATATCGGCCGTCATCACGCTGGTCCTTGATCTGACAAAAACCGTCGGTTTCCTTGCCATTACGCGATTTCAGTTCGATCTCGTGATGGTGGCCGCCATCTTGACGATCCTGGGCTACTCCACCAATGACAAGGTGGTTGTGTATGACCGTGTGCGTGAGAATCTTCGCAAATACCGCACGATGCCGCTACGGGAACTGCTTGACCTCTCGATCAATGAGACGCTCAACAGGACGCTTGGAACATCGTCCACGGTTTTCCTTGCGGCACTGCCTTTGGCAATTTTCGGCGGCCATAGCCTCTCGGGCTTCGCAACGGTCATGCTGTTTGGCATCGTCGTCGGCACGTCTTCGTCGATCTTCATCGCCGCGCCCCTGCTTTTGTTGATGGGCGAAAAGCGCCTTCGTCGCGACAGCGCCGCACGAAAGTAA